In Saccharomyces kudriavzevii IFO 1802 strain IFO1802 genome assembly, chromosome: 9, the following proteins share a genomic window:
- the TIM44 gene encoding protein translocase subunit TIM44 (similar to Saccharomyces cerevisiae TIM44 (YIL022W); ancestral locus Anc_7.196): MYRSTLIKTSAAGTRTAAAGYRSQDAGLLVARVLFSTSATRAQGGNPRSPLQIFRDTFKKEWEKSQELQENIKTLQDASGKLGESEAYKKAREAYLRAQRGSTIVGKTLKKTGETMEHIATKAWESELGKNTRKAASATAKRLDESFEPVRQTKIYKEVSEVIDDGESSRYGGFITKEQRRLKREKDLASGKRHRAVKSNDEAGTAVVATNIESKESFGKKVEDFREKTAMGRSIQSLKNRLWDESENPLIVIMRKVTNKVGGFFAETESSRVHSQFKLMDPTFSNESFTRHLRDYIVPEILEAYVKADVKVLKKWFSEAPYNVYAAQQKIFREQDVYADGRILDIRGVEIVSAKLLAPQDIPVLVVGCRAQEINLYRKRKTGEIAAGNEANILMSSYAMVFTRDPEQIDDDETEGWKILEFVRGGSRQFT; the protein is encoded by the coding sequence ATGTACAGATCCACTCTTATTAAGACATCCGCTGCGGGCACTAGGACGGCAGCCGCAGGGTACAGGTCGCAGGACGCTGGGCTCCTCGTAGCTCGAGTACTATTCTCCACTTCTGCCACCCGTGCGCAGGGCGGAAATCCTCGATCGCCACTTCAGATCTTCCGTGACACATTCAAGAAGGAATGGGAGAAGTCCCAGGAACTGCAGGAGAACATAAAAACCCTGCAGGACGCCTCCGGGAAGCTGGGCGAGTCAGAGGCATACAAAAAGGCCAGAGAGGCCTACCTGAGGGCTCAGAGAGGCTCCACGATCGTGGGGAAGACGTTGAAGAAGACCGGTGAGACCATGGAACACATAGCCACTAAGGCCTGGGAGTCTGAACTCGGTAAGAACACAAGAAAGGCAGCTTCCGCCACGGCGAAAAGACTGGACGAGAGCTTCGAGCCCGTCAGGCAGACTAAGATTTACAAGGAGGTCTCCGAAGTCATCGACGATGGCGAGAGTTCCCGGTACGGCGGGTTCATCACCAAGGAGCAAAGAAGGCTCAAGCGTGAGAAGGACCTGGCCTCTGGGAAAAGACACAGGGCGGTCAAAAGCAATGATGAGGCTGGCACGGCGGTGGTCGCTACAAACATCGAGTCCAAGGAATCGTTCGGCAAGAAGGTGGAGGATTTCAGGGAAAAGACCGCGATGGGCCGTTCCATACAGTCTCTTAAGAACAGGTTGTGGGACGAAAGTGAAAACCCCCTGATCGTGATCATGAGGAAAGTAACCAACAAAGTGGGCGGGTTCTTTGCGGAGACGGAATCGTCCCGTGTTCACAGCCAGTTCAAGTTGATGGACCCCACTTTTTCGAACGAAAGCTTCACCAGGCACTTGAGAGACTACATCGTTCCGGAGATCCTCGAAGCGTATGTGAAAGCAGACGTCAAagtcttgaagaaatggttTAGTGAGGCGCCCTACAACGTTTATGCCGCTcaacagaaaattttcagagaACAAGACGTATATGCGGATGGCCGTATCCTGGACATCAGGGGCGTCGAGATCGTGAGTGCAAAGCTGTTGGCTCCTCAAGACATTCCAGTCCTGGTGGTCGGGTGTAGGGCACAAGAAATCAACCTTTAcaggaaaaggaagacCGGCGAGATCGCCGCCGGTAACGAAGCCAACATCTTGATGAGCTCGTACGCCATGGTTTTCACCAGAGACCCGGAGCAAAtcgatgatgacgaaacAGAGGGCTGGAAGATCCTGGAGTTTGTTCGCGGCGGGTCTAGACAGTTTACCTGA
- the RPB3 gene encoding DNA-directed RNA polymerase II core subunit RPB3 (similar to Saccharomyces cerevisiae RPB3 (YIL021W); ancestral locus Anc_7.194) — translation MSEEGPQVKIREASKDGVDFILSNVDLAMANSLRRVMIAEIPTLAIDSVEVETNTTVLADEFIAHRLGLIPLQSMDIEQLEYSRDCFCEDHCDKCSVVLTLQAFGESESTTNVYSKDLVIVSNLMGRNIGHPIIQDKEGNGVLICKLRKGQELKLTCVAKKGIAKEHAKWGPAAAIEFEYDPWNKLKHTDYWYEQDSAKEWPQSKNCEYEDPPNEGDPFDYKAEADTFYMNVESVGSIPVDQVVVRGIDTLQKKVASILLALTQMDQDKVNFASGDNNAAPNMLGTNEDVVMTGAEQDPYSNASQMGNTGSSGYDNAW, via the coding sequence atgAGTGAAGAAGGTCCTCAGGTGAAAATAAGAGAAGCGAGTAAAGATGGCGTGGATTTTATACTATCGAACGTGGATTTGGCCATGGCCAATTCTCTCCGTAGGGTCATGATAGCAGAGATTCCCACTCTAGCCATCGATTCAGTCGAAGTGGAAACAAATACCACGGTGCTGGCCGATGAATTCATCGCACACAGACTAGGTTTAATACCTCTCCAAAGTATGGATATCGAACAACTAGAATACAGTCGTGATTGTTTTTGTGAAGATCACTGCGACAAATGTTCTGTGGTGTTGACATTGCAGGCTTTTGGAGAAAGTGAAAGTACTACAAACGTTTACAGCAAGGACTTGGTCATTGTATCCAACCTCATGGGGCGTAACATTGGGCATCCCATCATACAGGATAAGGAAGGTAACGGTGTTCTTATCTGTAAATTGAGAAAGGGTCAGGAGTTGAAATTAACATGCGTGGCTAAAAAGGGTATAGCCAAAGAACACGCCAAGTGGGGTCCAGCGGCGGCTATAGAGTTCGAATACGATCCTTGGAATAAACTCAAACACACCGATTATTGGTACGAACAAGATTCTGCCAAGGAATGGCCTCAGTCCAAAAATTGTGAGTACGAAGACCCTCCAAACGAAGGAGATCCCTTCGATTATAAGGCTGAGGCAGATACATTTTACATGAACGTGGAGTCCGTAGGGTCCATTCCCGTCGATCAAGTTGTTGTAAGAGGTATCGATACCTTACAGAAAAAAGTCGCTTCAATATTATTAGCTTTGACACAGATGGATCAGGATAAAGTTAATTTTGCATCAGGTGATAACAACGCGGCTCCAAATATGCTGGGCACCAACGAAGACGTGGTTATGACCGGCGCTGAACAAGATCCTTATTCCAATGCATCTCAAATGGGTAATACTGGATCAAGTGGGTACGACAATGCTTGGTGA
- the HIS6 gene encoding 1-(5-phosphoribosyl)-5- ((5-phosphoribosylamino)methylideneamino)imidazole-4-carboxamide isomerase HIS6 (similar to Saccharomyces cerevisiae HIS6 (YIL020C); ancestral locus Anc_7.193) translates to MTRFIGCIDLHNGEVKQIVGGTLTSKEEDVPKTNFVSQQPSSYYAKLYKDYNVQGCHVIKLGPNNDDAAREALQESPRFLQVGGGINDANCLEWLQYASKVIVTSWLFTKEGHFQFKRLEALTELCGKDRIVVDLSCRKTQDGHWIVAMNKWQTLTDLELNAKTFEELREYTNEFLIHAADVEGLCGGIDEQLVSKLYEWTKNYDDLKIVYAGGAKSIDDLKLVDELSHGKVDLTFGSSLDIFGGNLVKFEDCCKWNEAQS, encoded by the coding sequence ATGACAAGGTTTATTGGCTGCATAGATCTACACAATGGGGAAGTTAAACAAATCGTCGGTGGTACGCTGACTAGCAAAGAGGAGGACGTTCCAAAAACGAATTTTGTATCACAACAGCCCTCTTCGTATTACGCTAAACTTTATAAAGATTACAACGTTCAAGGATGCCATGTTATCAAGCTGGGGCCCAACAATGACGACGCTGCACGCGAGGCCCTCCAAGAATCACCACGGTTTCTACAAGTGGGCGGAGGAATTAACGATGCCAACTGTTTGGAGTGGCTACAATATGCGAGTAAAGTGATTGTCACTAGCTGGCTATTTACAAAAGAGGgccattttcaatttaaGCGATTGGAAGCGTTGACAGAGCTATGCGGGAAGGACCGCATTGTTGTGGATTTAAGTTGTAGGAAAACGCAAGATGGCCATTGGATTGTCGCTATGAACAAATGGCAAACTCTAACTGATCTGGAGCTCAATGCGAAAACGTTCGAAGAACTGAGGGAGTATACGAACGAGTTTCTGATTCACGCTGCTGACGTTGAAGGTTTGTGTGGTGGTATTGATGAACAATTGGTCTCTAAATTATATGAGTGGACCAAGAATTATGACGACTTGAAAATCGTCTATGCCGGTGGGGCCAAAAGtattgatgatttgaaattggTCGATGAACTAAGTCATGGCAAGGTGGATTTGACATTTGGTAGTTCTCTGGATATATTTGGCGGCAATTTGGTCAAATTTGAGGATTGCTGTAAATGGAATGAAGCGCAAAGTTAG
- the FAF1 gene encoding Faf1p (similar to Saccharomyces cerevisiae FAF1 (YIL019W); ancestral locus Anc_7.192) — translation MKSDDEEYIKQMELQRKAFESQFGSLESMGFEDKTKNIQTEADVSSSSGSESGSSNDASDSDNGSGEGSSFSEVDDNDEGDGGNGQVSKPKPQPKVIKFSGPSDVYIPPSKKTQKMLRSGKTLSQINKKIEGTQVKEEKEDETLEAENLQNDLQLQQFLRESHLLSAFSNGGSGSAESGVSLTLQSMSGGNDDGIAYQDEQVIGKARSRTLEMRLSRLSRVNGHQEKINKLEKVPMHIRQGMIDKHVKRIKKYEHEAAEGGIVLSKVKKGQFRKIESTYKKDIERRIGGSIKARDKEKATRRERGLKISSVGRSTRNGLIVSKRDFARISGSDKSDKSSRKKKSRR, via the coding sequence atgaagagCGATGATGAGGAGTACATAAAACAAATGGAACTACAAAGGAAAGCCTTTGAAAGCCAATTCGGATCCTTAGAATCCATGGGGTTCGAagataaaacaaaaaatatacaaaCTGAGGCGGATGTCAGTTCCTCTTCAGGGAGTGAGAGTGGCAGTTCAAACGATGCTAGTGATTCTGACAATGGTAGCGGAGAAGGCTCGTCCTTTTCTGAGGtagatgataatgatgaaggcGACGGGGGTAATGGACAGGTCTCCAAGCCAAAACCTCAACCAAAAGTCATTAAATTTAGTGGGCCTAGTGACGTTTATATCCCCCCAAGCAAGAAAACACAAAAAATGCTAAGAAGTGGTAAAACCTTATCTCaaattaacaaaaaaatagaaggTACCCAAGTCAAggaggaaaaagaagatgagaCCTTGGAAGCGGAAAACTTGCAAAACGACTTACAGTTGCAGCAGTTTCTGAGGGAGTCGCACCTATTGAGCGCCTTCAGCAACGGTGGAAGTGGCTCTGCGGAAAGTGGTGTTTCGTTGACTTTACAAAGTATGAGTGGCGGAAACGACGATGGAATAGCATACCAAGATGAACAAGTAATTGGGAAGGCTAGATCGCGCACGCTAGAAATGAGACTAAGTAGGCTATCGAGAGTAAATGGGCACcaggaaaaaataaacaaactGGAAAAAGTACCCATGCATATTAGACAAGGAATGATCGACAAGCACGTCAAAAGGATCAAGAAATACGAGCACGAAGCCGCCGAAGGTGGGATTGTTTTAtcaaaagtgaaaaaggGACAATTCAGGAAAATCGAATCGACGTACAAGAAGGACATCGAGAGGCGTATTGGCGGAAGTATAAAAGCCAGggataaagaaaaggctACCAGAAGGGAGCGTGGGTTGAAGATTAGCAGCGTGGGCAGGTCCACGAGGAACGGGCTGATTGTATCCAAAAGAGACTTTGCTCGTATCAGCGGGAGCGACAAGAGTGATAAATCCAGCcgcaaaaagaaatccCGTCGCTAA
- the RPL2B gene encoding 60S ribosomal protein uL2 (similar to Saccharomyces cerevisiae RPL2A (YFR031C-A) and RPL2B (YIL018W); ancestral locus Anc_7.187), with the protein MGRVIRNQRKGAGSIFTSHTRLRQGAAKLRTLDYAERHGYIRGIVKQIVHDSGRGAPLAKVVFRDPYKYRLREEIFIANEGVHTGQFIYAGKKASLNVGNVLPLGSVPEGTIVSNVEEKPGDRGALARASGNYVIIIGHNPDENKTRVRLPSGAKKVISSDARGVIGVIAGGGRVDKPLLKAGRAFHKYRLKRNSWPKTRGVAMNPVDHPHGGGNHQHIGKASTISRGAVSGQKAGLIAARRTGLLRGSQKTQD; encoded by the exons ATGG GTAGAGTTATTCGTAACCAAAGAAAGGGTGCTGGTTCTATCTTCACCTCGCACACCAGATTAAGACAAGGTGCTGCCAAGTTGAGAACTTTGGATTATGCCGAACGTCACGGTTACATCCGTGGTATCGTTAAGCAAATTGTCCACGACTCCGGTAGAGGTGCTCCATTGGCCAAGGTTGTTTTCCGTGACCCATACAAGTACAGATTACGTgaagaaatcttcatcGCTAACGAAGGTGTCCACACTGGTCAATTCATCTACGCCGGTAAGAAGGCTTCCTTGAACGTCGGTAACGTCTTGCCATTGGGTTCCGTCCCAGAAGGTACCATTGTTTCCAacgttgaagaaaaaccagGTGACAGAGGTGCTCTAGCCAGAGCTTCTGGTAACTACGTTATCATCATCGGTCACAACCCagatgaaaacaaaactaGAGTCAGATTACCATCCGGTGCCAAGAAGGTCATTTCTTCTGACGCTAGAGGTGTCATCGGTGTCATTGCCGGTGGTGGTAGAGTTGACAAACCATTGTTGAAGGCTGGTCGTGCTTTCCACAAGTACAGATTGAAGAGAAACTCCTGGCCAAAGACTCGTGGTGTTGCCATGAATCCAGTTGATCATCCTCACGGTGGTGGTAACCATCAACATATTGGTAAGGCCTCTACTATTTCTAGAGGTGCCGTTTCTGGTCAAAAGGCTGGTTTGATTGCTGCCAGAAGAACCGGTTTACTACGTGGTTCTCAAAAGACCCAAGATTAA
- the VID28 gene encoding glucose-induced degradation complex subunit VID28 (similar to Saccharomyces cerevisiae VID28 (YIL017C); ancestral locus Anc_7.184), with the protein MTVSYSLDNLKNISNALVGDQLAKVDYFFAPKSQIFQYLVSIEPDNSIALKNAKLDLLYIILHLEPQQRDMVGTSYLDIVPAIYKSITLARSFTQNSSLTNYKYIKLLNLCAEVYPNCVFPELQYLKNGFIHLVNHRFLRGKCNTDEVATIIELLKLFLLVDEQSDGDFNQTRPIKQEREVTEISQYQDFSMANALEQIIVNTSEKYLGQISLKYIVRLKVSRPASPSSVKNDPFDNKGVDCTRAIPKKINISNMYDSGLLSLGLLLYLRYHYVIPDDKKLRNDLTFKMFVLGLLKSDDVNIRCVSLKFLLQPYFTEDKKWEDSRTLEKILPYLVESFNYDPLPWWFDPFDILDSLVVLYNEITPMNNPVLTTLAHTNVIFCILSRFAQCLSLPQQNESTLRTTTKFIKLCASFAASDEKYRLLLLNDTLLLNHLEYGLESHITLIQDFISLKDEIRETVIETHSMSLPPIYDHEFVSAWLSLLKSFSRSVSALRTTLKRNKIAQLLLQILSKTYTLTKECYFAGQDFIKPEVKIMGITLGSICNFVVEFSNLQSFMLRNGIIDIIEKVLGDPLFNSKKAWDSSEDERKIALEGIPVHEVKANSLWVLRHLMYNCQNEEKFQLLAKIPMALVLDFINDPCWAVQAQCFQLLRNLTCNSRKIVNILLEKFKDVEYKIDPQTGSKISIGSTYLFEFLAKKMRLLNPLDTQQKKAMEGVLYIIVNLAAVNENKKQLVIEQDEILNIMSEILIETTIDSSRYGNDNNLKLACLWILNNLLWNSSVSHYTQYAIENGLEPGHSPSDTENPQSAVTIGYNEPVAGGYSRGKYFDEPDGDDSSSNANDGEDDDNEDDEDDDDGDEFVRTPAAKGSTSNVQVTRATVERCRKLVEVGLYDLVKKNITDESLSVREKARTLLYHMDLLLKVK; encoded by the coding sequence ATGACGGTCTCCTACTCCCTAGATAATCTCAAGAATATCAGTAATGCCCTGGTGGGTGATCAGCTGGCTAAAGTAGACTACTTTTTTGCTCCGAAGTCCCAGATTTTTCAGTATTTGGTGTCCATTGAGCCAGACAACAGCATAGCTTTGAAGAATGCGAAGTTAGATCTGCTATATATAATCCTACACCTAGAACCGCAGCAAAGAGACATGGTAGGCACATCTTATCTTGATATTGTGCCTGCGATCTACAAGTCCATCACTCTGGCAAGAAGCTTTACGCAAAATAGTTCATTGACCAATTATAAGTACATCAAACTTTTAAATCTGTGTGCGGAAGTTTATCCCAACTGCGTGTTTCCAGAGCTACAATACCTTAAAAATGGTTTCATCCACTTAGTCAACCACAGATTTTTGAGAGGCAAATGCAATACAGATGAAGTAGCCACCATAATTGAATTATTAAAGTTGTTTTTACTCGTGGACGAGCAAAGTGATGGCGATTTTAACCAGACCAGGCCCATAAagcaagaaagagaagTGACGGAAATTTCCCAGTATCAAGATTTTAGTATGGCTAATGCCCTTGAACAGATAATAGTTAACACCTCTGAAAAATACCTGGGCCAAATAAGCCTCAAGTATATAGTAAGACTAAAAGTTTCCAGGCCAGCGTCGCCATCCAGCGTCAAGAACGATCCATTTGATAATAAAGGTGTTGACTGCACCCGCGCAATTCCTAAGAAAATTAATATTTCAAACATGTACGACTCTGGCCTATTATCATTGGGCTTGCTGCTTTATTTAAGGTACCACTATGTGATACCAGACGATAAGAAGTTACGGAATGATTTGACATTCAAAATGTTTGTTTTGGGCCTCCTGAAGAGTGACGATGTCAACATTAGATGCGTTTCCTTGAAATTCCTATTGCAACCATATTTTACGGAGGATAAAAAATGGGAGGATTCGCGTACCCTAGAGAAAATACTGCCATACCTGGTTGAATCGTTCAACTATGATCCATTGCCTTGGTGGTTTGATCCATTTGATATACTGGATTCGTTGGTCGTACTGTATAACGAGATCACTCCAATGAATAACCCTGTGCTCACCACATTAGCCCATACAAACgttatattttgtattctATCCCGTTTCGCCCAGTGTCTCTCTTTGCCACAACAAAATGAGTCTACTTTGAGGACAACCacaaaatttatcaaactCTGTGCGTCCTTTGCAGCATCGGATGAAAAATACCGTCTGTTATTACTGAATGACACTTTGTTGTTGAATCACCTAGAGTACGGATTGGAATCCCATATCACTTTGATACAGGATTttatatctttgaaagatgaGATAAGGGAAACCGTTATTGAAACGCATTCTATGAGCTTGCCTCCCATATATGATCACGAATTTGTATCTGCTTGGTTGTCGTTGTTGAAATCGTTCTCAAGAAGTGTCTCAGCGCTTAGGacaactttgaaaagaaataaaatagCACAACTACTATTACAAATATTGAGTAAAACGTATACTTTAACTAAGGAATGCTATTTTGCAGGACAAGATTTCATAAAACCGGAAGTCAAAATTATGGGCATTACATTGGGCAGCATTTGTAATTTTGTGGTGGAATTCTCTAATTTGCAATCATTCATGCTGAGAAACGGTATAATAGATATAATCGAAAAAGTATTAGGTGATCCATTGttcaattcaaaaaaagcttgGGACAGTAGcgaagatgaaagaaaaattgcttTGGAAGGTATACCAGTACACGAAGTAAAGGCAAACTCGTTATGGGTATTAAGGCATTTAATGTACAACTGCCAGAACGAAGAGAAGTTTCAACTTTTGGCGAAAATCCCAATGGCGTTGGTTTTAGATTTTATTAATGATCCATGTTGGGCAGTACAAGCCCAGTGTTTCCAGCTGCTTAGAAACTTGACCTGTAATTCGAGGAAAATCGTAAATATCCTattagaaaaattcaaagatgtAGAATACAAGATTGATCCCCAAACCGGCAGTAAAATTAGCATCGGTTCCACGTatctctttgaatttttagcaaagaaaatgaggTTATTGAATCCATTGGATACCCAACAAAAGAAGGCAATGGAAGGTGTGTTATACATAATTGTCAATCTAGCAGCAGTAAACGAGAACAAAAAGCAATTAGTGATCGAACAAGACGAAATATTGAACATTATGAGTGAAATATTGATAGAAACTACAATCGATAGTTCACGTTACGGGAACGACAACAATTTGAAGTTAGCATGTTTATGGATACTTAATAACTTACTTTGGAATTCATCAGTTTCACATTATACCCAATACGCGATTGAAAATGGTCTGGAACCAGGGCACTCACCGAGTGATACAGAAAACCCACAATCCGCGGTCACTATAGGGTATAACGAACCTGTTGCCGGTGGATACTCTAGGGGGAAGTATTTCGATGAGCCAGATGGCGATGACAGCAGTAGTAATGCCAATGATGGTGAAGATGACGacaatgaagatgatgaagacgatgacgacGGTGATGAATTTGTCCGTACTCCCGCTGCAAAAGGTAGCACGTCTAATGTACAAGTGACACGTGCTACGGTGGAAAGATGTAGAAAACTCGTAGAGGTAGGATTATACGACttggtcaaaaaaaatatcactgACGAGTCATTATCTGTTAGAGAAAAGGCAAGAACGTTGCTATATCATATGGACTTGCTTCTGAAAGTTAAGTAA
- the SNL1 gene encoding Snl1p (similar to Saccharomyces cerevisiae SNL1 (YIL016W); ancestral locus Anc_7.183) translates to MSSTMVEDWKSKLSKTSTSTYVVLAVIAVVFLITARRPKSSKGKSGKGSSNKSKKTKSQFEKAPVPLTLEEQIDNVSLRYNNELRGRSSDLINRFNAEDEKDIYERNYCNEMLLKLLIELDGIDLINVDESLRKSLKNKRKAVIKQIQGMLKSLDSLK, encoded by the coding sequence ATGTCATCTACCATGGTGGAAGACTGGAAAAGCAAGTTGAGCAAAACTAGCACCTCGACGTACGTCGTGTTGGCCGTGATTGCGGTCGTATTTTTGATTACAGCCAGAAGACCCAAGAGCAGCAAGGGAAAGAGCGGTAAGGGGAGCTCGAATAAGAGCAAAAAGACCAAGAGCCAGTTCGAAAAGGCACCAGTTCCCTTGACCTTGGAGGAACAAATTGACAACGTGTCCTTGAGGTACAACAACGAGCTGAGAGGTCGTAGCTCGGATCTCATAAATAGGTTTAATGCGGAGGATGAAAAGGATATTTACGAGCGCAACTACTGTAACGAGATGCTCTTAAAGCTCTTGATTGAACTGGATGGCATTGACCTGATCAACGTGGACGAGTCCTTGAGAAAGTCattgaagaataaaagGAAAGCTGTCATCAAGCAAATCCAGGGTATGTTGAAAAGCTTAGACTCTCTTAAGTAA
- the BAR1 gene encoding aspartyl protease BAR1 (similar to Saccharomyces cerevisiae BAR1 (YIL015W); ancestral locus Anc_7.182), with translation MFIIGSFSLRLLLAGLAIINTIAALTNDGSGHLELSLQREEQMYYATTLDIGTPSQQLTVLFDTGSADFWVMDSSNPFCSPKSNPSLYQNATYNGSKITPSVDCSSMSTYNENSSSTYQDLDNGRFYIIYADETFSDGSWGKETVSVNGIDIPDIQFGLAKYATTPVSGVLGIGFPRRESVKGYEGAPDKYYPNFPQLLKSEQIIDVVAYSLFLNSPDSGMGSIVFGAIDESKFYGDLLTFPMVNEYPTIVDAPATLAMTIQGLGAQNKSGCERETFMTTKYPVLLDSGTSLLNAPKTIADKMASFVNASYSADEGIYILNCPDSADDIEYTFDFGDLQINVPLTSLILSPEVEGGYCGFAVQPTNDSMVLGDVFLSSAYVVFDLDNYKISLAQANWNASEDSKQVINIPTDGSIPGGKSATAEPWSTNEPFTVTSDIYSSAVCKSKSAVHLPTGSSSTTQSNVQARSPSARIARSRSTTTLSNTIQTGGFMNQTISAAMESSSATKPKAPPHCDQ, from the coding sequence ATGTTCATAATAGgtagtttttctttacgACTTTTGCTAGCAGGGCTGGCCATCATTAATACCATTGCTGCCTTAACAAACGATGGTAGTGGTCATTTAGAGTTATCGCTACAGCGTGAAGAGCAAATGTATTACGCCACAACCTTAGATATAGGTACGCCGTCTCAACAGCTGACAGTATTATTTGATACTGGATCTGCAGATTTTTGGGTTATGGATTCCAGCAATCCCTTCTGCTCACCAAAGTCCAATCCGTCACTGTATCAAAATGCAACTTATAATGGTAGTAAGATCACGCCTTCAGTCGATTGCTCATCTATGAGTACATATAACGAGAACAGTTCCTCCACTTACCAAGACCTCGATAATGGCAGGTTCTATATTATTTATGCTGATGAAACATTTTCTGACGGTTCTTGGGGAAAGGAAACTGTGTCGGTTAATGGCATTGACATCCCTGATATTCAGTTTGGCTTAGCTAAATACGCTACAACGCCTGTCAGTGGTGTTCTGGGTATTGGATTTCCCAGAAGGGAGTCTGTTAAGGGCTATGAAGGTGCTCCCGATAAATACTATCCCAATTTTCCACAGCTTTTGAAGAGTGAGCAGATCATTGACGTGGTCGCATATTCGCTATTCCTGAATTCGCCTGATTCTGGCATGGGTTCCATTGTGTTTGGTGCCATTGATGAATCGAAATTTTACGGTGATTTGCTCACTTTTCCCATGGTAAATGAATACCCCACTATAGTCGATGCCCCTGCGACTTTAGCAATGACCATACAAGGTTTAGGAGCTCAAAATAAAAGCGGCTGTGAACGTGAAACATTTATGACGACCAAGTACCCAGTTTTATTGGACTCGGGAACATCGCTATTGAATGCACCAAAAACTATAGCAGATAAGATGGCCTCCTTTGTAAATGCGTCGTATAGTGCAGATGAaggtatatatattctgaATTGCCCAGATTCTGCAGATGACATAGAATACACCTTTGATTTTGGTGATTTGCAAATCAATGTTCCATTAACTAGTCTGATTTTGAGTCCTGAGGTTGAAGGTGGTTATTGTGGGTTCGCTGTGCAACCAACAAACGATTCCATGGTTCTAGGGGATGTGTTCTTGTCTTCTGCATATGTTGTATTTGATCTCGACAACTATAAGATATCATTAGCACAGGCAAATTGGAATGCGAGTGAAGATTCAAAACAGGTGATAAACATTCCTACAGATGGATCGATTCCGGGAGGTAAGAGTGCTACCGCCGAACCTTGGTCCACGAATGAACCATTTACTGTCACGTCTGATATCTACTCGTCGGCCGTTTGTAAGAGTAAGTCCGCTGTTCATCTACCCACAGGGTCTTCATCTACTACGCAATCCAACGTGCAGGCTCGTAGTCCCTCGGCAAGAATAGCGAGGAGCAGGTCAACTACTACGCTAAGTAATACTATCCAAACTGGTGGTTTCATGAACCAAACTATAAGCGCTGCCATGGAAAGTTCGAGCGCGACTAAGCCAAAAGCCCCCCCCCACTGTGATCAGTGA
- the SKDI09G1470 gene encoding uncharacterized protein (similar to Saccharomyces cerevisiae YIL014C-A) produces MNYPGSISTIMSNDSANIIIGWEDLSPGNCYISYTTNPTLGDYMLNVSAINGYTESLVATLLVPTLENATQWVNDISDYWEQLFYDDETAFCSPKCYFGLPESEHE; encoded by the coding sequence ATGAATTACCCAGGAAGCATTTCAACTATTATGAGCAATGATTCTGCAAATATAATCATTGGATGGGAAGACTTAAGTCCTGGCAACTGTTACATTTCCTATACCACTAATCCCACCTTAGGTGACTATATGTTGAACGTGTCAGCAATCAATGGCTACACGGAGAGCTTAGTCGCAACCCTGCTAGTACCAACTTTGGAGAATGCGACACAATGGGTTAATGACATAAGTGACTATTGGGAACAGCTTTTTTACGATGATGAGACTGCTTTCTGCTCTCCAAAATGCTATTTCGGCCTGCCGGAGTCGGAACATGAGTAA